The following coding sequences are from one Humulus lupulus chromosome X, drHumLupu1.1, whole genome shotgun sequence window:
- the LOC133806524 gene encoding proline-rich receptor-like protein kinase PERK8, with protein sequence MEIRAASLANMTDIEKSVKDLVTENNLRLVGLLAPPQDVRETTAGSVIGGEAPEQNHDVSQPPKRRRTAGVTIREPSSTPRAAAAPAPLGKGKQKVSEDLELILESSDENDLFELYSEPVPAAPSSKKKWSRPHRGESSKNPPTKKAQTGDPPVPVPSWVTTPPLAPLDQTSPPAPVDQTPPPIPADQTPPPAPADQTPPDQTGDALTRIVLSLAKERMTKLSRHRHS encoded by the exons atggagatacgagcagctTCCCTGGCCAACATGACCGacatagaaaaaagcgtcaaagatTTGGTCACGGAGAATAATCTAAGGCTAGTTGGCCTTCTGGCCCCTCcccaggatgtgagggaaacaACTGCGGGGAGTGTTATCGGTGGAGAAGCTCCCGAACAGAACcacgatgtgtcacaacctccgaaGAGGAGGAGGACAGCGGGAGTGactatcagggaaccctccagcacccctcGAGCAGCTGCTGCCCCTGCTCCTTTAGGAAAGGGCAAACAAAAGGTTTCTGAGGACCTCGAACTCATTcttgaatcttcagatgagaacg ATCTGTTCGAGCTTTACAGTGAACCTGTACCCGctgctccttcgagcaagaaAAAATGGAGTAGGCCACACCGAGGTGAAAGCAGTAAGAACCCTCCGACGAAAAAAGCTCAGACCGGGGATCCTCCAGTGCCAGTTCCTTCTTGGGTAACCACACCTCCTCTGGCTCCCCTCGACCAGACGTCTCCCCCAGCCCCCGTCGATCAGACCCCTCCTCCAATACCTGCCGATCAGACACCTCCTCCAGCACCAGCCGACCAGACACCTCCTGATCAAACAGGAGATGCCTTGACGAGAATCGTGCTTAGCTTGGCCAAGGAAAGGATGACTAAACTATCGAGGCATCGACACAGCTGA